In Euphorbia lathyris chromosome 9, ddEupLath1.1, whole genome shotgun sequence, the following are encoded in one genomic region:
- the LOC136205992 gene encoding PHD finger protein ALFIN-LIKE 1-like: MEMASSPRTVEEIFKDYSARRTGVVRALTNDVDEFYGLCDPEKENLCLYGHPNETWEVNLPAEEVPPELPEPALGINFARDGMDRKDWLSLVAVHSDSWLISVAFYFGARLNRNERKRLFSMINDMPTVFEVVTERKPLKEKPSVDSGSKPRASIKRSSDGQVRSNPKLTEEIYEEDDDEHSETLCGSCGGSYSADEFWIGCDICERWFHGKCVKITPAKAESIKQYKCPSCSMKRNRQ; encoded by the exons ATGGAAATGGCCTCCAGTCCCCGAACCGTGGAGGAGATCTTCAAAGATTACAGTGCTAGAAGAACTGGCGTTGTTCGTGCTTTAACTAATG ATGTGGATGAATTCTATGGACTCTGCGATCCAG AAAAGGAGAATTTGTGCCTTTATGGGCACCCAAATGAAACTTGGGAAGTAAATCTGCCAGCAGAAGAAGTTCCACCTGAGCTTCCTGAACCAGCTCTTGGAATAAATTTTGCAAGAGATGGCATGGATAGAAAGGACTGGCTTTCACTGGTTGCTGTGCATAGTGATTCATGGTTGATTTCTGTGGCTTTCTATTTCGGAGCTCGTCTTAATCGGAATGAAAG GAAACGGCTATTTAGCATGATAAATGATATGCCCACTGTGTTTGAAGTTGTCACAGAAAGGAAGCCTCTGAAAGAAAAGCCCAGTGTAGATAGTGGAAGCAAACCACGAGCCAGCATTAAG AGATCAAGTGATGGTCAAGTGAGGAGCAATCCGAAGCTTACAGAAGAGATTTATGAGGAGGACGACGATGAACATAGTGAAACTTTGTGTGGGAGCTGTGGAGGAAGTTACAGTgcagatgaattctggatcggATGTGACATCTGTGAGAGGTGGTTTCACGGGAAATGTGTGAAGATAACACCTGCCAAGGCTGAGAGTATCAAGCAATACAAGTGCCCATCTTGCAGCATGAAGAGGAACAGACAGTAG